In Belonocnema kinseyi isolate 2016_QV_RU_SX_M_011 chromosome 4, B_treatae_v1, whole genome shotgun sequence, a single window of DNA contains:
- the LOC117171091 gene encoding uncharacterized protein LOC117171091, whose product MYPIIIVDVPRIPKFSNPTLDSYITALEIKKSIAKCKEGKASGTDLVNYSFYKRFPENWLHYLEILFNRIMTTEIMPSSWGHLTMSMLFKKGDIHDPSNYRPITLIRVSYPNSSVYVAFIDFKGAFDSVCHGMLWQRLHELGISTKMINNIPNFYESASVCIKAGGDTTSSAKVTRGVMQGEVLSSLQFILFISDFSDFLLNQGCRDLSIDSKTEVQTLDYADDI is encoded by the exons ATGTACCCCATTATCATAGTGGATGTGCCtcgaattccaaaattttccaatCCAACTCTTGACTCCTACATAACCGCGTTAGAAATTAAGAAGAGCATAGCAAAATGTAAAGAAGGAAAGGCCTCTGGCACCGATCTTGTCaattacagtttttataaaaGGTTTCCTGAAAATTGGCTACACTATCTTGAGATTCTATTTAATCGTATCATGACCACTGAAATAATGCCTAGCTCTTGGGGTCATCTAACAATGTCCATGTTATTTAAGAAAGGAGACATACATGACCCTTCTAATTATAGGCCCATAACACTG ATTCGTGTTAGCTATCCCAATAGTTCAGTATATGTTGCTTTCATAGACTTTAAAGGTGCATTTGACTCTGTTTGTCACGGAATGTTGTGGCAGAGACTTCATGAGCTGGGCATAAGCACAAAGATGATTAACAATATACCCAATTTTTATGAATCTGCATCTGTCTGCATCAAAGCCGGTGGTGACACGACGTCTTCTGCCAAAGTCACACGAGGCGTCATGCAGGGAGAGGTTCTTAGTTCTCTTCAATTCATACTTTTCATAAGTGACTTTAGCGATTTTCTCTTAAATCAAGGATGCAGAGACCTTTCCATCGATAGCAAAACAGAAGTACAAACACTTGATTATGCAGATGACATCTGA